In Sulfuracidifex metallicus DSM 6482 = JCM 9184, a single window of DNA contains:
- a CDS encoding cytosine permease — translation MRAGVALFWFAVQSYVGGTIIDAVISIMYKPWTSLTAPVLGMPEHLAISFLIFWVLNVAVLFGGMEEIKNFELVAGPLIVASLGALFGYGIYLAHGFGPLFSVTASPTLSEITLSIASMAGVWATLVLNIPDFTRFSKSQKDQLIGQGLGLPVIVSLFSLIAVGITSTMIYLYHIPMSEAVNYVNPVNIMYLFTSNPLLALFVGVSLVIATVSVNVAANILSPVYDLISLFPRKLDSWGKTSIVAAILGLLYVPQLWYNNAGTIFDILDIIGAGLGSIAGIMIADYWIIRRTNFKLVDLFTPKGEYWYSDGVNWKTIITLAVGFGVPAIGFFVQPLAFLYDYGWYLAVGISMTLYLGLNWRKRDTIDKEELKEIK, via the coding sequence ATGAGGGCAGGAGTAGCACTGTTTTGGTTTGCTGTACAGAGCTACGTAGGAGGTACAATAATAGATGCCGTGATATCAATAATGTACAAACCTTGGACTTCACTAACTGCCCCTGTTTTGGGTATGCCTGAGCATCTAGCAATTTCCTTTCTGATATTTTGGGTTCTTAATGTTGCAGTTCTCTTCGGTGGAATGGAGGAGATAAAGAACTTTGAGCTGGTAGCCGGTCCCCTCATAGTGGCTAGTTTAGGTGCACTCTTCGGGTATGGAATATATCTAGCTCACGGATTCGGACCTCTCTTCTCTGTTACTGCTTCTCCTACATTGAGCGAGATAACCCTTTCCATAGCTTCAATGGCAGGAGTCTGGGCAACCTTAGTATTAAACATACCAGACTTCACTAGATTCTCGAAGTCACAGAAGGATCAATTGATCGGCCAAGGGTTAGGTTTACCTGTGATAGTCTCCCTCTTTTCTCTAATAGCAGTTGGAATAACATCAACTATGATATATTTATATCATATACCTATGAGTGAGGCAGTGAACTACGTAAATCCTGTAAACATAATGTATCTCTTTACTTCGAATCCTCTCTTGGCTCTATTTGTTGGAGTTAGTTTAGTGATAGCAACAGTTTCAGTTAATGTAGCAGCTAACATTCTTTCTCCAGTTTATGATCTAATATCCCTATTCCCTAGAAAGCTAGACTCTTGGGGAAAGACCTCCATAGTTGCAGCTATTCTAGGATTACTATACGTTCCTCAGCTATGGTATAACAACGCAGGTACTATATTCGATATCTTAGATATTATAGGCGCTGGTCTAGGATCTATAGCAGGAATTATGATCGCTGACTACTGGATAATAAGGAGAACTAACTTCAAGCTTGTCGATCTTTTCACTCCTAAAGGAGAATACTGGTACAGCGACGGAGTAAATTGGAAGACAATTATAACCTTAGCTGTAGGCTTTGGTGTTCCTGCAATCGGATTCTTCGTGCAGCCCTTAGCCTTCCTTTATGATTATGGATGGTATCTTGCAGTAGGTATAAGCATGACCCTTTACCTTGGTTTGAACTGGAGGAAAAGAGATACCATAGATAAGGAAGAATTAAAAGAAATCAAATAA
- a CDS encoding arginine deiminase family protein, with product MLDVKAEYAPLRRVVVATPGKEKQRLTPKTLYELQYAEIPDLVELRNEHDVFVDKLSSLGIEVVNLRKEVNKLSKEDLIDFIQINSECEIPRQSLEDMDKDTLADMVISGLTATEAKKMGGKLVIAEDEEFCMKPLVNVMFTRDPGMVIGKTYVKGKMRWESRRKEPDLFVKILKPEKVLEVKKGFFEGGDFFPIEGRLLMGFGTRSSGLGISYAVPKLIDEGEIDEAILVKLDTPELHPNKGIGHLDTVMGIPAKDVIIYYKSLLDKAKVYLYKGKDTVRDQRKLSDVLKDYLSKDLRVVNIGNAEYYDEEREHWLLASNVIVVDKNKMVAYEHNRITNKLAEEAGIKVITFKGNEIIKEGGERSGPRCMTLPLVKS from the coding sequence ATGTTAGACGTAAAAGCCGAATACGCACCCCTTAGAAGGGTGGTAGTTGCTACCCCAGGAAAGGAGAAGCAAAGGTTAACTCCTAAAACTCTCTATGAGCTACAGTACGCCGAAATTCCTGATCTGGTTGAGCTAAGAAACGAACATGATGTATTTGTAGATAAACTTTCCTCCTTGGGGATAGAGGTAGTGAATCTAAGAAAAGAGGTTAATAAGCTCTCAAAGGAGGATCTAATTGATTTCATACAGATCAACAGTGAATGTGAGATTCCTAGACAGAGCTTAGAGGACATGGATAAAGATACATTGGCTGATATGGTGATATCTGGACTCACTGCAACAGAAGCGAAGAAAATGGGAGGAAAGCTAGTCATAGCCGAGGATGAGGAGTTCTGCATGAAGCCTTTAGTAAACGTGATGTTCACAAGGGACCCTGGGATGGTAATAGGAAAAACGTATGTGAAGGGAAAAATGAGATGGGAATCCAGAAGAAAGGAGCCAGATCTCTTTGTGAAGATACTAAAGCCTGAGAAAGTACTTGAAGTAAAGAAAGGATTCTTCGAAGGAGGTGATTTCTTCCCTATCGAGGGAAGGCTCTTAATGGGTTTCGGTACAAGAAGTAGCGGACTTGGAATAAGTTACGCAGTACCGAAGCTAATAGATGAAGGTGAAATCGATGAGGCAATACTAGTCAAGTTAGACACACCAGAGCTTCATCCCAATAAGGGGATAGGACACCTAGATACTGTTATGGGAATTCCAGCAAAGGACGTAATAATATATTATAAGAGTCTCCTAGACAAGGCAAAGGTATACTTGTACAAGGGAAAAGATACAGTTAGAGATCAAAGGAAGCTCTCTGATGTTTTGAAAGACTACTTGAGTAAGGATTTGAGAGTAGTTAACATAGGTAATGCTGAATATTATGACGAAGAAAGGGAACATTGGCTTCTGGCCAGTAACGTCATTGTAGTTGACAAGAACAAGATGGTTGCCTATGAACACAATAGGATAACAAACAAACTTGCAGAAGAGGCTGGAATAAAAGTAATTACGTTCAAAGGTAACGAGATAATAAAGGAAGGCGGAGAGAGGAGCGGTCCTAGATGTATGACGCTTCCATTAGTGAAGTCATGA
- the hydA gene encoding dihydropyrimidinase, translating to MLDLVIKNAKVFTPSGYFEGDIGVKEGKIVKIGDIQEQSDKTLNVQGKYVVPGLIDGHTHMEFPFMGEVTADDFYYGTSAAVGGGVTTIVDFVTPSKGQDLLSAYQKWRETADPKVISDYGLHMIIREVNPTIMEQIPEVINRGVMSFKLYMAYKGELMVTDGELFKLVREISSHGGVVGIHAENGEVINELVQEYIMEGKVDPIYHYYSRPDEVEIEAANRVASIASLVKGVTMYQVHTSTGEAVDVMSSYRSKGMNYFNETTPHYLILTLEALKKPDGFKYIMSPPLRSDDQRTKLWQKLAAGDIATVGSDHCVYSVSQKKRHKEEVPSFHEIPNGVPGTETILPLLFYFGVKKGKISMERFVEVTSTNPAKLFGLYPRKGAVVPGADADFAVIDPERKVKISPDVLHSNIDYTIYDGIEVEGWNVKTVRRGEVVMEEGQITAKNGSGVYVPGKSLK from the coding sequence ATGTTGGACCTAGTCATAAAGAACGCTAAGGTTTTCACACCCTCAGGTTATTTTGAAGGCGACATTGGAGTGAAGGAAGGAAAGATAGTGAAGATAGGAGATATCCAAGAGCAATCTGATAAGACATTGAACGTACAAGGAAAGTATGTTGTCCCTGGACTAATAGACGGTCACACCCATATGGAGTTTCCGTTTATGGGAGAGGTAACTGCTGACGATTTCTATTACGGAACATCTGCAGCAGTTGGTGGAGGTGTAACGACTATTGTAGATTTCGTCACTCCGTCAAAGGGACAAGACCTGCTTAGTGCCTATCAGAAGTGGAGGGAAACTGCAGATCCTAAGGTCATCTCAGATTACGGGCTTCATATGATAATCAGGGAAGTTAACCCCACGATAATGGAACAGATCCCAGAGGTGATAAACAGGGGAGTGATGAGCTTCAAACTCTACATGGCATACAAGGGAGAGTTAATGGTAACTGACGGAGAGCTTTTCAAGCTAGTACGTGAAATATCATCTCACGGAGGTGTGGTCGGAATTCACGCTGAGAACGGAGAGGTAATAAACGAACTAGTTCAGGAATACATAATGGAGGGGAAAGTGGATCCTATCTATCATTATTATAGTAGACCCGACGAAGTTGAGATTGAAGCTGCTAACAGGGTAGCTTCAATAGCCTCATTGGTAAAAGGTGTAACCATGTATCAAGTACATACTTCCACTGGAGAAGCTGTTGACGTTATGTCGTCGTATCGTTCAAAGGGTATGAATTACTTCAATGAGACGACTCCGCATTATCTTATTCTGACGCTTGAGGCTCTTAAGAAGCCCGATGGATTCAAGTACATAATGAGCCCTCCTCTTAGGAGTGACGACCAGAGAACAAAGTTATGGCAAAAACTTGCAGCTGGAGATATAGCTACTGTAGGAAGCGACCATTGTGTTTATTCAGTGTCTCAGAAGAAAAGGCATAAAGAAGAAGTACCTTCATTCCACGAAATTCCTAATGGAGTCCCCGGCACGGAGACGATTCTTCCTCTTCTCTTTTATTTCGGCGTAAAGAAGGGAAAAATATCTATGGAGAGATTTGTGGAGGTCACTTCAACAAATCCGGCTAAGCTCTTCGGACTCTATCCAAGGAAGGGAGCCGTAGTCCCTGGCGCCGATGCAGACTTCGCCGTTATAGATCCAGAAAGGAAAGTTAAGATCTCTCCGGACGTTCTGCATAGCAACATAGACTACACAATTTACGACGGAATAGAAGTTGAAGGTTGGAACGTGAAAACTGTGAGAAGAGGCGAAGTAGTGATGGAAGAAGGACAAATCACTGCAAAGAATGGATCCGGAGTTTATGTACCAGGAAAGTCGCTTAAATGA
- a CDS encoding nitrilase-related carbon-nitrogen hydrolase, whose protein sequence is MVKIGMVQMGSVESKGANVKKALDYAKEAVKDGADLLVFNELFTTQYFAATEDPKFFDLAEQEDGPTVRAFVEFSKQYGVGVVVTFFEEDKKVRGVYYDTSAFIKGGEYLGKYRKIHIPQVPGYYEKFYFKPGMGYPVFDFGDYKVGGVICYDRHFPEGVRALTLKGADIVVIPTTTNFYPETWELELRGHSAFNTLFVVGVNRTEETFQGKTIHYFGKSLISGPSGEIIKEMGEEEGYTVVEIDVDKIRERRKKAPFLRDRRPEAYGDISSVYIEKI, encoded by the coding sequence ATGGTTAAGATAGGTATGGTACAAATGGGAAGTGTAGAGTCCAAAGGTGCAAATGTAAAGAAAGCCTTAGACTACGCAAAAGAGGCAGTGAAGGATGGAGCTGATCTCTTAGTTTTCAACGAACTCTTCACTACCCAGTATTTCGCAGCTACGGAGGATCCTAAATTCTTCGATCTTGCAGAGCAAGAGGATGGTCCCACAGTGAGAGCCTTTGTGGAATTCTCAAAGCAGTATGGAGTTGGAGTGGTAGTTACTTTCTTTGAAGAGGATAAGAAAGTCAGGGGAGTATATTACGATACTTCAGCGTTCATAAAGGGAGGAGAGTACTTGGGAAAGTATAGGAAAATACATATACCTCAGGTCCCGGGATATTATGAAAAGTTCTACTTTAAGCCAGGGATGGGATATCCTGTTTTCGACTTCGGAGATTACAAGGTAGGAGGCGTAATATGCTATGACAGACACTTCCCTGAGGGTGTTAGAGCTCTCACCTTAAAGGGAGCAGACATTGTAGTAATTCCAACCACGACTAATTTCTATCCAGAAACGTGGGAATTAGAGCTTAGAGGACACAGCGCTTTTAACACTCTCTTCGTAGTTGGAGTGAACAGAACTGAGGAAACATTTCAGGGAAAGACAATCCATTACTTCGGTAAGAGTTTAATATCAGGTCCATCAGGAGAAATAATCAAGGAGATGGGAGAGGAAGAGGGTTACACAGTAGTTGAGATAGATGTAGACAAGATAAGAGAGAGGCGGAAGAAGGCTCCCTTCCTTCGTGATAGAAGACCAGAAGCTTACGGGGATATTTCTTCAGTTTACATAGAAAAAATATAG
- the preA gene encoding NAD-dependent dihydropyrimidine dehydrogenase subunit PreA, which yields MIDISVKIEDVTFKNPFLVGSGPTTGNPQKIISAYKAGWGGVVTKTIGDSVVRKSVRPMYGAMKKGEQLIAFENLELITEETLETWDKFLREVKSETKFPIVVSIMGGPDHGEWIRLARWAEDRGADMLELNFGCPHGEPEKKTGAFIGQHPDLVFSYTKEVTSTVGIPVLVKLTPNVTDITETASEARRGGAMGVTAINTVTGVIGVDIEKEQPLPEINGMSGYGGISGPAVKPIGLGAVSRINQSVKTWISGVGGITDWKDAVEYVMMGASTVQLVTYTMLRGFNFLGWWKKDLMSFMSRKGYSTIEEMVGRASRKMTNYETLESITRRRTDVDFEISQVKGEIYG from the coding sequence ATGATTGACATAAGCGTAAAGATTGAAGATGTGACTTTCAAGAACCCGTTCCTCGTCGGATCTGGACCGACCACGGGGAACCCACAAAAGATAATATCAGCCTATAAAGCCGGTTGGGGAGGAGTGGTAACTAAGACCATCGGAGACTCGGTAGTGAGAAAGTCGGTGAGACCCATGTATGGCGCCATGAAGAAAGGCGAACAACTCATTGCTTTCGAGAACCTAGAGTTGATAACAGAGGAAACCTTGGAAACTTGGGATAAGTTTCTAAGGGAAGTTAAGAGTGAGACCAAGTTCCCTATAGTGGTTAGCATAATGGGTGGTCCAGATCACGGTGAATGGATTAGGTTAGCAAGATGGGCTGAGGATAGAGGTGCTGACATGTTAGAGCTAAACTTCGGTTGTCCTCACGGAGAACCTGAGAAGAAAACCGGAGCTTTCATAGGACAGCATCCAGATTTGGTCTTTTCATATACAAAGGAAGTAACATCTACTGTCGGAATCCCTGTACTGGTAAAATTAACTCCAAATGTTACTGATATAACGGAGACCGCATCAGAAGCAAGAAGAGGAGGAGCAATGGGCGTCACTGCAATAAACACCGTGACAGGAGTGATAGGAGTTGATATAGAGAAGGAACAACCTCTTCCAGAGATAAACGGTATGTCAGGATACGGAGGTATATCAGGTCCAGCAGTGAAGCCCATAGGTCTTGGAGCGGTGAGTAGGATAAATCAATCCGTGAAGACGTGGATAAGCGGAGTAGGAGGAATCACAGACTGGAAGGATGCTGTGGAGTACGTTATGATGGGTGCATCTACAGTGCAGCTGGTCACCTATACTATGCTAAGGGGCTTCAATTTCCTGGGTTGGTGGAAGAAGGATCTCATGTCATTCATGAGTAGAAAAGGTTACTCAACAATAGAGGAAATGGTTGGAAGAGCATCAAGGAAGATGACCAACTATGAGACTTTAGAGTCAATAACCAGAAGAAGGACAGATGTAGACTTTGAAATATCTCAAGTAAAAGGTGAGATCTATGGTTAA
- the wrbA gene encoding NAD(P)H:quinone oxidoreductase: MEQKIKILVLFYGYGSIVSLAKEIAKGAEEDGAEVKLRKVKEYFPQEIVEKFHIPVTSNQDIQEISLDDLRWADGLALGSPTRFGNMAGSLKIFLDSTIELWTKGELYGKPVTFFTEASTIHGGHESTILTMSTYAYHFGMIIVPIGYAIPEISSSTTGGGPYGATHLGSKPEVDEKEAKIARFQGKRLVQVSRKLKG; this comes from the coding sequence ATGGAACAAAAAATAAAAATTCTTGTCCTATTTTACGGCTACGGCTCTATCGTATCCTTAGCTAAGGAGATAGCGAAAGGAGCGGAGGAGGATGGAGCTGAAGTAAAGTTGAGAAAAGTGAAGGAGTACTTTCCACAGGAGATCGTTGAGAAGTTCCACATTCCTGTGACTTCAAATCAAGATATACAAGAGATTTCCCTTGACGACTTAAGATGGGCTGATGGATTAGCCTTAGGTTCTCCCACCAGATTCGGGAATATGGCTGGAAGCCTTAAGATATTCTTAGATAGCACAATAGAGCTATGGACTAAAGGGGAACTTTATGGGAAGCCAGTGACATTCTTCACCGAAGCCTCAACCATTCACGGAGGACATGAGAGTACTATCTTAACTATGTCCACATATGCGTATCACTTTGGCATGATTATAGTTCCAATCGGATATGCAATTCCCGAGATATCATCATCTACAACCGGTGGAGGACCTTATGGTGCGACACATCTAGGTTCCAAACCTGAGGTTGACGAAAAAGAAGCTAAGATAGCAAGATTTCAAGGAAAAAGATTAGTCCAAGTGAGCAGAAAGCTAAAAGGCTAG
- a CDS encoding EamA family transporter, with protein MGRSTLNKGVPDLLIASLIWGTIGIITEIGYEYGANSFASVLVRSVVASIFSLLVVGKNSLSPTKENLIMGGISTAFYEVYVFTIERIGAPLSAVFLYTAPMFVVVLSKVFTNDRITLNKAIASIMVFAGVYLIYLSNVTFLDLSLGIASGFTYALLILFSRFMQNKGISDIGIISSQSIWGLPMTLVISFLFSPIISVSSTLTGLYLGLVATVIAYIFFYRGMRKTDSIIASIVTSMEPVFTVILSWLILNEVLTPLQILGFIVIMMSSFIALR; from the coding sequence ATGGGAAGAAGTACTTTAAATAAGGGAGTACCAGATCTTCTAATTGCTTCTTTAATTTGGGGAACAATAGGGATAATAACTGAGATAGGCTATGAATATGGTGCTAATTCCTTCGCAAGCGTCCTAGTACGTTCAGTGGTAGCATCCATCTTTTCTCTGCTAGTAGTAGGAAAGAATTCTCTTTCTCCTACAAAGGAGAACTTGATCATGGGAGGGATCTCGACAGCATTTTATGAGGTCTACGTTTTTACCATAGAGAGGATTGGAGCTCCTTTGTCTGCTGTATTTCTCTATACGGCTCCCATGTTTGTGGTGGTTCTTTCCAAAGTGTTTACTAATGATAGAATAACCTTAAACAAGGCTATAGCTTCAATTATGGTTTTCGCGGGAGTTTACTTAATCTATCTTTCCAACGTGACCTTCCTTGATCTTTCCTTGGGAATAGCATCTGGATTTACATACGCTCTCCTCATATTGTTCTCTAGGTTTATGCAGAATAAGGGAATCTCAGATATAGGGATCATATCATCACAGTCTATATGGGGGCTTCCTATGACATTAGTGATCTCCTTTCTTTTTTCTCCTATCATCTCGGTTTCCTCTACTCTCACTGGACTTTACTTGGGTTTGGTAGCTACAGTGATAGCGTATATTTTCTTTTACAGAGGTATGAGAAAAACCGATTCAATAATCGCATCGATAGTGACATCCATGGAGCCCGTATTTACTGTGATATTATCTTGGCTGATCCTAAACGAGGTCTTAACTCCCCTTCAGATATTAGGCTTCATAGTAATAATGATGAGTTCTTTCATAGCATTAAGATAA
- a CDS encoding M20 family metallo-hydrolase, translating into MNRIREDIEALGKIGKDNRGGNSRPALTYQDLEARKHVVDIMKDAGLRVLVDKGANIIGIREGKLKEPFVSTGSHIDTVMNGGMFDGVLGVMGGLETIRQMNEERIKTDFPLALIVFTDEEGNSFMPFAGSKFFTGEINEEELGKLRGKYEDISFRDTFKRFIEKVEGKVELIDRFPFKVKTHMELHVEQGPILDAKKIQIGVVNGIVGVERLWINFLGKQSHAGSTPMNMRADPLIPASETVLKVRQTVGEFNEMVGTVGFLEVSPNVVNVISGKVRLGIDIRSLSEKDMEDATTKIMKGAENSSLMEGVRMETERLVEKPVPCSPKVIGEIKSSAEELGYSYLIMPSRAIHDTQVMASITDVGMIFVPSKDGISHAPQEWTDWEDCDRGQRVLKLALLKELQNK; encoded by the coding sequence ATGAATAGAATAAGGGAAGATATAGAAGCTTTAGGTAAAATAGGGAAGGATAATAGAGGAGGTAACTCTCGTCCTGCATTAACTTATCAGGATCTAGAAGCTAGAAAACATGTAGTTGATATCATGAAAGATGCAGGACTTAGGGTTTTAGTAGATAAAGGGGCAAATATCATAGGCATAAGGGAAGGAAAATTGAAGGAACCTTTTGTTTCCACTGGATCCCACATTGATACCGTAATGAACGGTGGTATGTTCGACGGAGTTCTAGGAGTTATGGGAGGACTTGAGACAATCAGACAGATGAATGAAGAGAGGATAAAGACAGATTTTCCCTTAGCACTTATAGTGTTTACCGATGAGGAAGGCAATTCCTTCATGCCATTTGCAGGAAGTAAGTTTTTTACCGGAGAGATAAACGAAGAAGAGCTTGGAAAATTAAGAGGAAAATATGAGGATATATCATTCAGGGATACCTTCAAGAGATTTATAGAAAAAGTAGAAGGAAAAGTAGAACTCATAGATAGATTTCCTTTCAAAGTAAAAACTCATATGGAACTTCACGTGGAACAAGGGCCTATTTTAGATGCTAAAAAAATACAAATAGGTGTAGTAAATGGAATCGTAGGAGTTGAGAGGTTATGGATAAATTTTCTTGGTAAGCAGTCTCATGCAGGGTCTACTCCTATGAACATGAGAGCCGATCCATTAATCCCAGCTTCAGAAACCGTGTTAAAGGTCAGGCAAACAGTAGGCGAGTTCAACGAGATGGTAGGAACAGTTGGATTCTTGGAGGTCTCTCCTAATGTAGTAAATGTAATCTCTGGTAAAGTAAGGCTAGGAATTGATATAAGATCATTATCAGAGAAGGATATGGAAGATGCTACCACTAAAATAATGAAGGGCGCAGAAAACTCATCACTTATGGAGGGAGTTAGAATGGAAACAGAAAGGTTAGTTGAGAAACCCGTTCCATGTTCTCCTAAAGTTATTGGAGAGATTAAATCAAGTGCTGAGGAGTTAGGTTACTCATACTTGATAATGCCTAGCAGAGCAATTCATGATACCCAAGTAATGGCTAGTATTACTGACGTTGGAATGATATTTGTCCCTAGTAAAGATGGTATAAGCCATGCACCACAAGAATGGACTGATTGGGAAGATTGCGATCGTGGGCAGAGAGTGCTTAAATTGGCTCTTTTAAAAGAACTCCAAAATAAATAA
- a CDS encoding VIT1/CCC1 transporter family protein: protein MSKIDVKKNYQDEVLDSILYAELSKRAKDPKIEKVLSRMSKMEERHASIWREIAKIRGIEVKGPSPLSMAKVKIMAMLSKVLGVNTMIKLREGNEDNDVKKYVELSTSDDLSPEEKVMMSDISVDEAAHEEILSQVTSNVSEFIYGISDGLVEVLAAVSGLSGAVKVPLYVAVGGLVIGVSGMMSMGIGSFLSSESEEEMSKKEREKISLQKKVDPESVRKRVQEFLSSIGVDESDSFSLSGKLVGGAEDLLAPKGEKSPIKGALVTAASYITGAIIPSIPYILGIGGLEGVLSSFLVSGIAIAVVGYMIGIVSSVNPRRKSIEMSVLGLGAAVATYLLGNLLSSLLGIQLA, encoded by the coding sequence TTGAGCAAGATAGATGTGAAGAAGAACTACCAGGATGAAGTCTTGGATAGTATACTTTACGCTGAACTGTCTAAGCGCGCTAAGGATCCAAAAATAGAGAAAGTTCTATCAAGGATGTCTAAGATGGAAGAGAGGCATGCCTCAATCTGGAGGGAGATAGCTAAAATAAGAGGAATAGAGGTAAAGGGCCCTTCTCCACTCTCTATGGCTAAAGTAAAGATAATGGCTATGCTCTCTAAAGTTCTAGGAGTTAACACAATGATAAAGTTGAGGGAAGGGAATGAGGACAACGATGTAAAGAAGTACGTAGAGCTTTCCACCTCTGATGACCTTTCTCCCGAAGAGAAGGTTATGATGAGTGACATTTCAGTTGATGAGGCTGCACATGAGGAGATTCTATCACAAGTCACCTCAAACGTAAGCGAGTTCATCTACGGCATAAGCGATGGATTAGTGGAAGTCTTAGCTGCGGTCTCTGGTCTTTCGGGGGCAGTAAAGGTTCCTCTTTACGTTGCAGTGGGAGGACTTGTGATAGGGGTCTCCGGGATGATGTCAATGGGAATAGGTTCCTTTCTTTCCTCGGAGTCAGAGGAAGAGATGTCTAAGAAGGAGAGGGAGAAGATATCCCTCCAAAAGAAGGTTGATCCAGAGTCTGTTAGGAAGAGGGTACAGGAGTTTCTTAGCTCTATAGGAGTAGATGAAAGTGACTCATTTTCTCTTTCTGGCAAGTTAGTAGGTGGAGCTGAAGACCTCCTAGCTCCAAAGGGAGAAAAGTCTCCTATTAAAGGTGCATTAGTTACCGCAGCTTCATACATAACAGGAGCTATAATTCCTTCAATTCCTTATATACTTGGAATCGGTGGACTTGAAGGAGTTCTTTCATCTTTTCTAGTATCTGGAATAGCTATAGCTGTAGTGGGATATATGATAGGGATAGTTAGCTCTGTGAACCCTAGGAGGAAATCGATCGAGATGAGTGTACTAGGTCTAGGAGCCGCAGTTGCCACTTATCTACTAGGAAACCTACTCTCTTCACTTTTGGGAATACAGCTTGCATGA
- a CDS encoding polysaccharide deacetylase: MTDKYVSITIDVDAIAGWLGSYGGEDSLCDLSRGEFAGKVGVIRLLNLFNDIEIKTTWFTPGHSIETFTNEMKKVVESGHEIGLHGYSHENPLRLTKEQESKIFDKNIELIEKLSGKKPIGNRQPWWDMTENTVEVMLDKGLKYDSSLMGNEFHPYLLRKGDKWVKIDYSNDPESWMKPYSFGENTDIIEFPVSWYLDDLPAQMFMKHPYYNYGWTHPDIVYNVLFKEHFDWLINNEKEGILTITVHPDVSGRVQGLKRLKDLLLYMKKFNVEFITLGDAAKIWNEKLL; the protein is encoded by the coding sequence ATGACGGATAAATACGTCTCGATCACTATAGATGTAGATGCAATAGCTGGATGGTTAGGAAGCTATGGTGGAGAGGACTCTCTTTGTGACTTATCTAGGGGAGAATTTGCTGGAAAAGTTGGTGTCATAAGATTATTGAATCTCTTTAACGACATAGAGATAAAGACCACGTGGTTTACACCAGGCCATTCCATAGAGACATTTACAAATGAAATGAAAAAGGTAGTAGAATCAGGACATGAAATAGGACTACATGGTTATTCCCATGAAAACCCGTTAAGATTAACTAAAGAACAAGAGTCCAAGATATTTGATAAGAACATTGAATTAATAGAGAAACTAAGTGGCAAGAAACCCATAGGTAACAGGCAACCTTGGTGGGACATGACAGAAAACACAGTGGAAGTAATGTTAGACAAGGGATTGAAATATGACAGTAGCTTAATGGGGAACGAATTCCATCCTTATTTATTGAGAAAGGGAGATAAATGGGTTAAGATAGACTACTCTAATGATCCGGAGTCTTGGATGAAGCCATACTCCTTCGGCGAGAACACCGACATTATAGAGTTCCCAGTTTCTTGGTATCTTGATGATCTTCCCGCTCAGATGTTCATGAAACATCCTTATTACAATTACGGATGGACTCATCCAGATATAGTTTACAACGTACTCTTTAAGGAACATTTCGATTGGTTAATCAATAACGAAAAAGAAGGAATTTTAACAATTACGGTTCATCCTGATGTAAGCGGAAGGGTTCAAGGTTTAAAAAGACTTAAAGATCTATTACTCTACATGAAAAAATTTAATGTGGAATTCATCACGCTTGGTGATGCTGCTAAAATCTGGAATGAAAAATTATTATAG